The Gloeomargarita sp. SKYB120 genomic interval AGATGCCACCACCGTTCCACCTGGGACCGCGCTAGCGTTGGCACTGGCAACCCCGTCTGGGTGCAAAACCACTCCTTCCCTAGGGCAACGGAATCGTTGTGCGTCCCCATTGCAGCGTACGCGCCAGCCACAGCAGTTCGTTCATAAAGCGGGTCAAGCGGGGTTGGTACTCGTCGGCGGCAAGAAACTGCCCCTGCTCGTCAAACAGGCGGTCCACATAGCTGAAATTCAAATCAATCGGCGTCATGCATAACCCGTAGGCCCGCAGCACCGGAATCAGGGCTTCAATCACCCGCGTCCCGCCAAATCCCCCTACCGAAACGCCACACAATCCCACCGCCTTGAACCGGTACTCGGGGTAATTGCTGTCGAGCACATGCTTGAGCATCCCCGGATAGCCATGGTTATACTCCGGCACCACCAGGATCAATCCGTCCGCCGCCTGCATCTTGGCCGCAAAGGGGGGATACTTCACAGCGGGTCCCGCGTCATCTGTGCGAATCGGCAAGGTGCGAATGTCGATCAGCTCCGTCGCCACCTCGGGATAATGACTCTCCAACTGGGAGACAATCCAGCGGGCGACCCCTTCGCTCAGGCGGCCCTGGCGCACCGTCCCCAAAATCACCGGCAACACCACCTTGCCCATGGCCATCCCTAGTTCACCGGCACCACAATTTCAATCAGCACCGAATCGGCCCCGTAGGCAGCGGGGCCAGCCCCTGGGTCGCCGCCGCTCAATCCCGGTCCAAATTGCACCCCGAACGGCAACGGCCAGCCCCCCGGTCGGGTTTGCCGCAACTCCAGTTGAATCCGGTCGCCGTAGGCCACCTGCTGAGCGGTGCGCGCCTGCGTGGGTAAATCCGCCGCCCTACCCTTGCGCTCCTGGGTCAGCCCCACTTCAGCGCCCCCAAGTCCCACGACCACTACGGCGCTAAGGACGCTGAGTGGCCACCGCAATCCGCACCCCCGGAACGTACCGCAGTTGGTCCATAATCGCCACCACTTGCCCATAGCTGACATTTCGGTCCGCACTGATGACAACAACGGTGCTTTGCCCTGGCGACACCAGCGCCTGCACCCGCGCTCGCAGTTGTTCCAAGGGTACCACCTCTCGATTGACCGCAACACGCCCCTGGCGGTCCAGGCTCACCGTCACCGGCGGCGCATCTTGCACCTGGGCCGTCGTCGCCTTCGGTAAATTCACCGGCAGACTTTCCAGGCGCGTCAGGGAAAGGGTACTGACAATAAAATACACCAGGATCGCGAAAATGACATCGATCATCGGCACGATGTTGACTTGGGCCTGGGGTTCACTCTCCTGAGGCAGCCGCATGGACACCTCCTTTCTCGTAGTGATGCCGGTAGAGCAACTCCAACTGGCCGCCGTACTCCTGGATCAGGGCAATTTGCCGCTGGTACAAGCCGCGGAACACATTGGCAAACAACAGCGTCACGATGGCCACCACCAGACCCGCCGCCGTAGAAATCAAGGCCTCGCTGATCCCTGCGGTCACTGCCGCCGACTGGGCGCCGCTTAACTGGCCCAAGCGCAGGTTCGCCAGGCTCGTGATCAGTCCCAGCACGGTGCCAAGCAGCCCCAGCAGGGGCGACAGGCTAATGATCGTCTCAAACACCGTGTTAAACCGTTTGATCAGGGGCAATTCCGCTTGGGCCGCCGTCTCCAGCGCCAGGCGAAACTCCTCAGGGTTGGGGTTGTCCAACTCCAGGGCCGCCAAGAAAATCCGCGCCAGGGGCAAATGACTGTTTTGCTTGAGCAGGAGAATCGCCGCGCGGGGGCTGCGTGCGTAGAGTGACAGGGTTTCCTGGACGATCGCAGGCTGCGCAGTGGTGACCCGCACCCAAAACACCAGGCGTTCCAGGATCAGGGCCAGCGCCAGGATGGAAAACCCTAGCAGCGGCCACATGACCACCCCACCGGCGGCAAATAGACGACGGGCAACCTCCATGCTTACCTCGACCTTCCCCTAAAAACCATACCAACTCCGGGGCGCTTGAATCACCACGTTGTTGACGTAGATGTTGAAGGTAAATTCAATTTCCAACTGGTTATAGGCAAAGGTTTCCGGCAAGGGGCCAAAGGGCGCCGCCCGTTGGATGGCCTCCAGCGTTTCCGCATCCGTTTGCGGCGAACCCGACGAGCGCAAGACCCGCAGGTTGCTAATTTGGCCGCTGCGACTCAGGGTGAATCCCACGACCGTTTGCCGTGGCTGGTCCGGGGCGCGCGGACGCCAGTTCTGCTGCACCCGTCGCCGTAGGTTCGCCAGATACGGCCCCAAATCCACGTCCTGGCGGGCGGCGAGTTGGGTCGGTCCCGGAGCGTTGCGGGTGCTGTTGGCCTCCTGGTCGAACGGCGCTTGGCGAGCATCGCGGCTGATTGGCCCGCCGAGCAGTGCCGCCTCCCCTTTGGGAAGGGCTGCCGGATGGGGCGCAGGTTGAGCGTTCGGGTGGCTAGGGGGCTGGAAAGCCCTGAGAGCGGGTCGCTTCGGCGTTGATGCCGACTCGGGTAGAACTGGCGGCGTCGGGATTTGCGGTTCGGTGCGGGCGGTAGGTTGCGGCTCCCTCAGCGCCGTCGGGCTAGGCGTTGGTTCTTCGGGTTTAGGACGGGAGAGTTCCTGCGGCGCAACGGGCCTCGGCAGTGGCTCTGGGTTAGGAGATGCCTGGTCGCTGCGCGGTGATAACGCTGGTGCCGGTTGACTGGCAACGCGCTCGGCGCTCCGGCGGGTTGTCTCTACACCCAAGGGCAGGTCGGGACGCGCCGTTCCCTGGGCAATGGCATGTTGCACCGCGCGGTGCTCCGTATCGGGCGGCGGGGTCTCCGCAACCACCTTCGGCGCTTCTACGATTTCAATGGGGGGCAATTCCGCTACCGACCTTTCCTCAACCGTGGGGTTTGTCCATTGCCAGGCCAAGAAAACCGCCCCATGAATCACTAGAGAGAGACCGCCGTAGAGCCACAGGTTGGCCGGTTGTCGCCGTCGCCATCGCCAGGAATAGACCATGCCCCCACACCTGCGCTGCATCAACGTCTCGACTTGACCGTTAGTTTAACAAATCTGCTTCTCGGCCAGGGTTGATAACTGTTTAATGTTTTATGTAGCTTATATGCATACATGGGCATCTAGCCATGAAATTGAGTGAGTAGTGCAAGCGGCAGTAGAGCTACAGTTCGGTTGTGCGTCTGACATTTAGCTACCAAGCACGGATTGCCACAACCCCAGACCAACAGGCGGTGCTAGCTGCTTACGCGGCGTTATTCGGACGGGTGGAGCGGTCGTTGTTTGCCACCACGGCTGCGGGGCAAGACAACAACCAGATAAAACGGGAATTCCTGCAACGGTTTGGTATCACTGCTCGACAATTCAACAGTGCGCGTGTGGAACTAGAAGGACGCATACAGGCTGTTAGGGAAAGTCAAGCAATACAAGTTGAGCAGTTGCAGCAGAAGATACGTAAAGCACAACGGATTATTAAGAAGGAAAAACGTCGGTTTGTCTTGCACCAAAAGCAACGGCGCTTGGCTAGGTTGCAGAGCCAACTGGCGCGTCTGGAAGCCGATAGGCACAGTGGCAAGATACGGCTGTGTTTCGGTTCCAATCGACTGTTTCGCCAGCAGTTTGCTCTGGCGGCTAATGGTTATGCGTCTCATGCGGAATGGTTAGCCGACTGGCGGTTTAGCCGCTCTCGACAGTTTTTCGTACTTGGTAGTCAGGATGAGACAGCCGGTAACCAGTCATGCCAAGCCGTACCGGAAGCCGACGGGACGTTCACGCTTTATCTGCGCGTGCCCGATGCACTCGTGGAGCGGTTTGCTAACTGTTTGTCTCCCGGGCTGCAACAAAGGGGGAAGAAAGTCTACCTGAAGCTAACGAGTATTCGGTTTGCGTATGGTCATGACCAAATTGTGCAAGCGCTACAGGGGGTAAAGGTACGCACCACCACCCGTAGCGGTAAAGCCACGACCAAACGGATTGGCACGCCCGTCAACTACCGTTTCATCTTGGATGAGCGCGGCTGGCGTGTGATGGTCAGTATCGAACAAAAGGAGCCGAAACCGGTTACCAACCCAGCGGCTGGTCTTATCGGCGTAGACATCAATGCCGACCACTTAGCCGTAACCGCAATGGACCGGTATGGGAACTGGGTCGCGTCTTGGCGGTTTGATTTGCCCCTGTGCGGCAAGACGACGGGTCAAGCACAAGCCATGATTTTGGAAACCTGCGCCCAGGTCGCTCGGTTGGCGGCGGAGAAGGGGAAGCCTTTGGTTGTGGAAGGGCTCGACTTTCAACGGAAGCGAGCACAGCTAGAGAGTGAATTGCCCCGCCGTTGCCGTCAGTTGTCGAGTTTTGCTTACCGTAAGATTCTCACGGGTCTCAAGTCCGCTGCGTTGAGAGCGGGCGTGGAAGTGTGTGAAGTCAACCCAGCTTACAGTAGTTTGATAGGTGCGGTTAATTACGCCAGGAAACTTGGCATTTCACCGCATCTTGCTGCAGCGTTGGTGTTGGCCAGAAGGGTTTTGCGCCTGAGTGAACGACCCGCTTGCCAAGGAGCTGCATCGGTTCCCTGGCGAGGCGGTCACGTCACCTTTTCCCTACCTGCAAGGAATCGGGAGAAGCATGTGTGGTCGTTCTGGCGGGTTGTTGCTCAGGCGTTAGCGGCGGTTGTACCGCAGTCACTGAGTCGTGTGAGTCTCCAGCTACCACCGGTTGGAGATGACCGACCACCTGGTCATCTGTTAGCCGACACATGGCCTGAGTGCAGCAGTGACTTGTCGGTGGGAGTCCGGCACGCTCCGCTCCCGTTGGTGGCGGGAGAAGTTGTTGGGAGAGCCGTTTGCCTAGCAGCCTGTGGATAATTGTCCATAGTTTTAGGAACGGTTGGACGCTTTATTCCATACTGGAGATGGCCCTTTTGAGGGGTAGGAATGGCGGACGCGAGAGCCAGGGTTGAGCGTGGCGATTGGCGATTGCTGCGACAAATCGGTCGTTATGCGTTGCACCATCGGCGGTGGTTAGCCCTAGCCATTTTTTTGTTCTTTCCCCTCGCCCTAGCTGGCGCCATTCAACCGGTGCTAATTGGGCAAGCCATCTCCCTGATCCGTCAGGAACCGGTGCCGGGTTTTTTACAGCAACTTCCCCCCCGGCAAGGATTGCAACTGGTGATGCTGGTTCTGCTCATCACCGTCTTTTTACGCCTGGGTTTACAAGGGGTGCAAAGTTATCTGGTGCAAAAGGTGGGTCAACACATTACTGCGGAAATTCGCCAGGATTTATTCGACCATGTTTTAGCGCTACCGATGGCCTATTTTGACCGCACACCCGTGGGGAAATTGATCACTCGTCTAACCAGCGATGTGGAGGCGTTGGGGGATGTATTTGCCACTGGCGCTGTGGGCATCGTGATTGACCTTTTGACCTTGGTGGCGTTGGTAGTAATGATGTTTGAACAGCAGGCGCTGCTTGCCCTTTTGCTGTTGAGTTTGCTGGTGCCGGTAACCGGCTTGATTACCTATTTCCAAGCCCAATTTCGCCAGGCCAACTACCAGTCCCGGGAAGAACTCTCGCGCTTAAACAGCCTGATCCAGGAGAACATTCAAGGGATTTCCATCGTGCAATTGTTTGGGCGCGAGCGCTACAACGCCCGCCTGTTTCGCCAAGTCAATCACCGCTACATCAAAGCAGTAGACAAAACCATCTTCCATGACGCGGCGATTTCGGCAACACTAGAGTGGATTGCTCTAGTGGCCATTGCGGGGGTGTTGCTAGTAGGCGGCGGCCTGGTGCTCCGAGAAAACCTAACCTTTGGGGTGTTGGCCAGTTTCATCCTGTTTGCCCAGCGTTTGTTTGACCCCCTGCGGGAATTGGCGGAAAAATTCACCCTGATCCAAGCAGGATTCATTGCGGTCGAGCGCATTCAGGAAATT includes:
- a CDS encoding TonB family protein, producing the protein MQRRCGGMVYSWRWRRRQPANLWLYGGLSLVIHGAVFLAWQWTNPTVEERSVAELPPIEIVEAPKVVAETPPPDTEHRAVQHAIAQGTARPDLPLGVETTRRSAERVASQPAPALSPRSDQASPNPEPLPRPVAPQELSRPKPEEPTPSPTALREPQPTARTEPQIPTPPVLPESASTPKRPALRAFQPPSHPNAQPAPHPAALPKGEAALLGGPISRDARQAPFDQEANSTRNAPGPTQLAARQDVDLGPYLANLRRRVQQNWRPRAPDQPRQTVVGFTLSRSGQISNLRVLRSSGSPQTDAETLEAIQRAAPFGPLPETFAYNQLEIEFTFNIYVNNVVIQAPRSWYGF
- a CDS encoding MotA/TolQ/ExbB proton channel family protein, yielding MEVARRLFAAGGVVMWPLLGFSILALALILERLVFWVRVTTAQPAIVQETLSLYARSPRAAILLLKQNSHLPLARIFLAALELDNPNPEEFRLALETAAQAELPLIKRFNTVFETIISLSPLLGLLGTVLGLITSLANLRLGQLSGAQSAAVTAGISEALISTAAGLVVAIVTLLFANVFRGLYQRQIALIQEYGGQLELLYRHHYEKGGVHAAASGE
- a CDS encoding biopolymer transporter ExbD, translated to MRLPQESEPQAQVNIVPMIDVIFAILVYFIVSTLSLTRLESLPVNLPKATTAQVQDAPPVTVSLDRQGRVAVNREVVPLEQLRARVQALVSPGQSTVVVISADRNVSYGQVVAIMDQLRYVPGVRIAVATQRP
- a CDS encoding ABC transporter ATP-binding protein/permease; translation: MADARARVERGDWRLLRQIGRYALHHRRWLALAIFLFFPLALAGAIQPVLIGQAISLIRQEPVPGFLQQLPPRQGLQLVMLVLLITVFLRLGLQGVQSYLVQKVGQHITAEIRQDLFDHVLALPMAYFDRTPVGKLITRLTSDVEALGDVFATGAVGIVIDLLTLVALVVMMFEQQALLALLLLSLLVPVTGLITYFQAQFRQANYQSREELSRLNSLIQENIQGISIVQLFGRERYNARLFRQVNHRYIKAVDKTIFHDAAISATLEWIALVAIAGVLLVGGGLVLRENLTFGVLASFILFAQRLFDPLRELAEKFTLIQAGFIAVERIQEILEQPIPIRDPLQPLTLPADGRGEIRFEGVSFGYKPGEWVLKDLDFVIRPGEKVALVGPTGAGKSSILRLLCRLYEPQVGRIRIDGVDIRCLAQRDLRRYVGVILQEPFLFSGNIYSNIALGESYSLAQVETIARQLGIHEWISTLPQGYHTPVRQRGSNLSTGQKQLIALARIAIRQPRIVVLDEATASLDVVTEALLQQALQNLLVGRTAVIIAHRLATVRSVDRILVLKAGQLVESGSHEELLARRGLYAHLYRLQFPGLHTSRYDGKCSYD
- a CDS encoding NAD(P)H-dependent oxidoreductase — encoded protein: MAMGKVVLPVILGTVRQGRLSEGVARWIVSQLESHYPEVATELIDIRTLPIRTDDAGPAVKYPPFAAKMQAADGLILVVPEYNHGYPGMLKHVLDSNYPEYRFKAVGLCGVSVGGFGGTRVIEALIPVLRAYGLCMTPIDLNFSYVDRLFDEQGQFLAADEYQPRLTRFMNELLWLARTLQWGRTTIPLP